In the Populus trichocarpa isolate Nisqually-1 chromosome 1, P.trichocarpa_v4.1, whole genome shotgun sequence genome, one interval contains:
- the LOC18094120 gene encoding uncharacterized protein LOC18094120: MASIPDFFSDHQFSPDDFSEITSIMAEEDQSYVRTDSFSSTYMSSCAISNFSCAVLGDHQDHGNFPVLYDHRNDDALDIFLGESEIMSPIPVTNSLPQPSGILDIDVLPKLMDYKMGGHRADIAKIQNFDAGFRLPDASGYREDFGEVMPNFTPVCPLSGEKWEVEYDQTASTKNSDTKNVVRYTAEERKERILRYLKKKNRRAYNNNVKYACRKTIAEGRPRVRGRFAKPGEVFEEETEVKTNDIILHKHQEKGTHCDGDAMRALLATIFEEE; encoded by the exons ATGGCTTCCATTCCTGATTTCTTTTCCGACCATCAATTTTCTCCAGATGATTTTTCAGAGATTACATCAATAATGGCTGAGGAAGATCAAAGTTATGTTAGAACTGATTCATTTTCTAGCACATATATGTCAAGCTGTGCAATTTCTAATTTTAGTTGTGCAGTGTTAGGCGATCATCAAGATCATGGCAACTTTCCAGTGTTGTATGATCATAGAAATGATGATGCACTTGATATTTTTCTGGGGGAATCTGAGATCATGTCCCCGATTCCAGTAACCAATTCATTGCCTCAACCCTCTGGCATTTTGGATATAGATGTGCTACCCAAATTAATGGATTATAAAATGGGGGGGCACAGGGCCGACATtgctaaaattcagaatttCGATGCCGGGTTCCGATTACCGGACGCCTCTGGGTATAGGGAGGATTTTGGTGAGGTTATGCCAAATTTTACGCCCGTCTGCCCTCTTTCCGGAGAAAAATGG GAAGTTGAATACGATCAAACGGCGTCAACTAAAAACTCCGACACAAAAAATGTTGTCCGGTATACAGCAgaagagaggaaagagagaaTTCTAAGGTatctgaagaagaaaaaccgaAGGGCGTATAACAACAACGTTAAG TATGCTTGCAGAAAAACCATAGCTGAGGGGAGACCTCGTGTTCGCGGGAGATTTGCAAAGCCCGGCGAAGTTTTTGAAGAAGAAACTGAAGTTAAGACGAATGATATTATACTTCATAAGCACCAAGAAAAAGGAACACATTGTGATGGTGATGCCATGCGGGCACTTCTAGCCACAATATTCGAAGAAGAATGA